Proteins co-encoded in one Pseudarthrobacter chlorophenolicus A6 genomic window:
- a CDS encoding CaiB/BaiF CoA transferase family protein: protein MSSALAEKTESTTTAGASASPLAGDARPATPLPLDGIKIVDFTQVFMGPSCTQMLGDYGADIIKVERPGAGDISRNSFPDQDGQDNPIFLSINRNKRSVSIDTRTEEGRNVLHAIMADADVVVSNFRSGVMERMGFGYEDLKAENPGIIWASGTGFGPVGPYSHKGGQDAIAQAYSGVMWRRESDDQKPAIYPTTLCDYITGMHLMQGILLALRTRETSGVGQKVEVTMYDSMLHLQMQEACMQLNRGYEVNWGAMPLSGVFETTDGAVCMVGGFTPDPLARISDALGLDEDLTQRPEFANLEQQFKHKPALQAIFREHIATNTTEYWTGKLEEQGLLNAPVHTLEQALADAQTEANGMIVEAEHPGVGTVKMLNAPIRLSATPPTVRRVAPRLGEHNVEVLLENGFDEQTIERLQQLGVLR from the coding sequence ATGAGCAGCGCGCTGGCAGAAAAGACGGAAAGTACGACGACGGCGGGCGCCTCCGCGTCGCCCCTCGCCGGGGATGCGCGGCCGGCCACCCCGCTGCCGCTGGACGGCATCAAGATCGTGGACTTCACCCAAGTGTTCATGGGCCCGTCCTGCACCCAGATGCTGGGTGACTACGGCGCGGACATCATCAAGGTGGAACGCCCGGGCGCCGGAGACATCTCGCGGAACTCGTTCCCTGACCAGGACGGCCAGGACAACCCCATCTTCCTGTCCATCAACCGCAACAAGCGCAGTGTCTCCATCGACACGCGTACGGAGGAAGGCCGGAACGTCCTGCACGCCATCATGGCGGACGCGGACGTGGTGGTCAGCAACTTCCGCTCCGGTGTGATGGAACGGATGGGCTTCGGCTACGAAGACCTCAAAGCGGAGAACCCGGGCATCATCTGGGCCTCCGGCACAGGCTTCGGCCCGGTGGGACCGTACTCGCACAAGGGCGGCCAGGACGCCATCGCCCAGGCCTACTCCGGGGTGATGTGGCGGCGCGAATCGGACGACCAGAAGCCGGCCATCTACCCCACCACCCTCTGCGATTACATCACCGGCATGCACCTGATGCAGGGCATCCTGCTGGCGCTGCGCACTCGGGAAACCTCGGGGGTGGGCCAGAAGGTGGAGGTGACCATGTACGACTCGATGCTGCACCTGCAGATGCAGGAGGCCTGCATGCAGCTCAACCGCGGGTATGAAGTCAACTGGGGTGCCATGCCGCTGAGCGGCGTCTTCGAAACCACTGACGGCGCTGTGTGCATGGTGGGCGGCTTCACCCCGGACCCGCTGGCCCGCATCTCCGACGCCCTGGGCCTGGACGAGGACCTCACCCAGCGCCCCGAGTTCGCCAACCTGGAGCAGCAGTTCAAGCACAAGCCCGCCCTCCAGGCCATCTTCCGGGAACACATTGCCACCAACACCACCGAGTACTGGACCGGCAAACTCGAGGAACAGGGGCTGCTGAACGCCCCCGTCCACACGCTTGAACAGGCGCTCGCCGATGCCCAGACCGAAGCCAACGGCATGATCGTTGAGGCCGAGCACCCCGGCGTGGGCACGGTGAAGATGCTCAACGCCCCTATCCGGCTCTCGGCCACCCCGCCCACAGTCCGCCGCGTGGCGCCCCGCCTCGGGGAGCACAACGTGGAGGTGCTGCTCGAGAACGGGTTCGATGAGCAGACCATCGAACGCCTGCAGCAGCTGGGGGTCCTCCGGTGA
- a CDS encoding FAD-dependent oxidoreductase: MNTTPSFAAPENGFTGSLELATTTADLTAPVISRSNVLVVGGGPAGVAAAVTAARSGAKVTLLERYSSLGGLASGGMVLVLDDMINGQEITVTGIVSEYVERLQKLGLAIVPPADDRKTSQELWNKWGRYGTFDFHSHTNPKPICYAAAFDPDGWKRVSNDLVREAGVDLRLHSWFSRPIVDNGVIKGVITETKMGPQAFMADVVIDTTGDIDVASRAGASYAKDNYITTLVFRLGNVDTRAAEAFEQANPKEARAINRKIKRLLGGAWELWWLKTPIDGVVWCNAPHMSGFDGTDPADMTAAEFAARDRISEAVDYVRAHLPGFENCYMLDVASQMGVRQTRLLQGEYVMTKDDVTQRRHFADTVARGRDYYYPYRSLLPKEVDQLLVAGRHYSATPEAQKMSREIPPCMAMGQAVGVAAGLAVENNVLVRDVSALDIQQGMRRHGADPGDVPSSNATIDADAAVPA; this comes from the coding sequence ATGAACACCACACCCAGCTTTGCCGCGCCCGAAAACGGCTTCACCGGCTCCCTGGAACTCGCCACCACCACGGCGGACCTCACCGCTCCCGTCATCTCCCGCTCCAACGTGCTGGTGGTGGGCGGCGGCCCTGCAGGCGTTGCCGCCGCAGTCACGGCCGCACGGTCCGGCGCCAAGGTCACCCTGCTGGAACGCTACTCATCCCTGGGCGGCCTCGCCTCCGGCGGCATGGTGCTGGTGCTGGACGACATGATCAACGGCCAGGAAATCACCGTCACCGGCATTGTCTCCGAATACGTGGAGCGGCTGCAGAAGCTCGGGTTGGCCATCGTGCCGCCCGCCGATGACCGCAAGACCTCCCAGGAACTCTGGAACAAGTGGGGCCGCTACGGCACCTTCGACTTCCACTCCCACACCAACCCCAAGCCCATCTGCTACGCCGCAGCCTTCGACCCCGACGGCTGGAAGCGGGTCTCCAACGACCTGGTCCGCGAAGCCGGCGTGGACCTCCGCCTGCACTCCTGGTTTTCCCGCCCCATCGTGGACAACGGCGTGATCAAGGGCGTCATCACCGAAACCAAGATGGGCCCGCAGGCCTTTATGGCGGACGTGGTCATCGACACCACGGGCGACATCGACGTCGCCTCCCGTGCCGGGGCCAGCTACGCCAAGGACAACTACATCACCACGCTCGTCTTCCGCCTGGGCAACGTGGACACCCGGGCCGCCGAAGCGTTCGAGCAGGCCAACCCCAAGGAAGCCCGCGCCATCAACCGCAAGATCAAGCGCCTCCTCGGCGGCGCCTGGGAGCTGTGGTGGCTCAAGACCCCCATCGACGGCGTGGTCTGGTGCAATGCCCCGCACATGTCCGGGTTCGACGGCACGGACCCGGCGGACATGACCGCCGCCGAGTTCGCCGCCCGGGACCGGATCTCCGAGGCGGTGGACTACGTCCGCGCCCACCTGCCCGGTTTCGAGAACTGCTACATGCTGGACGTCGCCTCCCAGATGGGCGTCCGGCAGACCCGCCTGCTGCAGGGCGAATACGTGATGACCAAGGACGACGTCACCCAGCGCCGGCACTTCGCCGACACCGTGGCGCGCGGCCGCGACTACTACTACCCATACCGCTCGCTGCTGCCCAAGGAAGTGGACCAGCTCCTCGTCGCCGGACGCCACTATTCCGCCACCCCGGAGGCGCAGAAGATGTCCCGCGAGATTCCGCCCTGCATGGCCATGGGCCAGGCCGTCGGCGTCGCCGCCGGGCTTGCCGTGGAGAACAACGTGCTGGTCCGCGACGTCTCTGCCCTGGACATCCAGCAGGGCATGCGCCGGCACGGCGCAGACCCGGGCGACGTCCCGTCGTCGAACGCCACCATCGATGCTGACGCGGCGGTGCCGGCATGA
- a CDS encoding MFS transporter, translating to MLDTQTTDNAVPSPRTTASTPQKNEKFTPEVRKGLLGLGLGNALEWYDWMVFGLLSAFIGPNFFPNTDPLSATLNALAVFAVGFAFRPLGGILLGTLADRIGRRRVMLLSIMLMAGTTLIIAVTPSYATIGPLAGIILLVCRVLQGISTGIEAPLSTSHAVELAPKGREGYVAGIMSFYVNIGILLASLVSFLCSLVIGGAAMGEWGWRVPFILGALFGFVVLYLRRSLPETLKEEEMATNTPRAVWSGVRKHWLSVLAIIFVVGAAQAYNYAWNVGLPSAARSGFKEDPTAVFALTTVLGVILVAGSWIIGKLADGKAMSRWFLVTRILAIPSVFLMLLYVQPGIGGFAAVLLGGSVVLVLNMTLYNVVSSSLMPKNIRGTGVALGYGIGVALFGGTASYLLVWFQSLNLTWIFPVYVAVLSILSIVFYIAARRSNGIFVGK from the coding sequence ATGCTTGACACCCAAACCACGGACAATGCCGTCCCGTCCCCCCGAACCACCGCTTCAACCCCCCAAAAAAACGAAAAGTTCACCCCTGAGGTCCGCAAAGGCCTGCTGGGCCTTGGCCTGGGCAACGCCCTTGAATGGTACGACTGGATGGTCTTCGGCCTCCTGTCCGCCTTCATCGGACCCAACTTCTTCCCCAACACGGACCCGCTGTCCGCAACGCTGAACGCCTTGGCCGTGTTCGCCGTCGGGTTCGCCTTCCGCCCCCTCGGAGGCATCCTCCTGGGCACCCTGGCAGACCGAATCGGCAGGCGCCGGGTGATGCTGCTGTCCATCATGCTGATGGCCGGCACCACCCTGATCATCGCCGTCACGCCCAGCTACGCCACCATCGGCCCGCTTGCCGGCATCATCCTGCTGGTCTGCCGCGTCCTCCAGGGCATCTCCACCGGCATCGAAGCCCCGCTCTCCACGTCCCACGCCGTGGAACTGGCGCCCAAGGGCCGCGAAGGCTACGTGGCCGGCATCATGTCCTTCTACGTCAACATCGGCATCCTGCTGGCCTCGCTGGTCAGCTTCCTCTGCAGCCTGGTGATCGGCGGAGCGGCCATGGGGGAGTGGGGCTGGCGCGTTCCGTTCATCCTCGGCGCCCTCTTCGGCTTCGTGGTCCTGTACTTGCGCCGTTCCCTGCCGGAAACCCTCAAAGAAGAGGAAATGGCCACCAACACGCCCCGCGCTGTCTGGTCCGGCGTCCGCAAGCACTGGCTCTCCGTCCTCGCCATCATTTTCGTGGTGGGCGCAGCCCAGGCCTACAACTACGCCTGGAACGTGGGCCTGCCCAGCGCAGCCCGCAGCGGCTTCAAGGAAGACCCCACCGCCGTCTTCGCCCTCACCACCGTCCTCGGCGTCATCCTGGTGGCCGGCTCCTGGATCATCGGCAAGCTCGCCGACGGCAAGGCCATGTCCCGCTGGTTCCTGGTGACCCGCATCCTGGCCATCCCGTCAGTGTTCCTCATGCTGCTCTACGTGCAGCCCGGCATCGGCGGCTTCGCGGCGGTCCTGCTCGGCGGATCCGTGGTCCTGGTGCTCAACATGACCCTCTACAACGTGGTCAGCTCCTCGCTGATGCCCAAGAACATCCGCGGAACCGGCGTGGCCCTGGGTTACGGCATCGGCGTCGCCCTCTTCGGCGGCACCGCCTCCTACCTGCTGGTCTGGTTCCAGTCCCTGAACCTCACCTGGATCTTCCCGGTCTACGTGGCCGTCCTGTCCATCCTCAGCATCGTCTTCTACATCGCCGCACGCCGCTCCAACGGCATCTTCGTCGGCAAGTAA
- a CDS encoding helix-turn-helix domain-containing protein: protein MTTETSTTAPPATSELLATVGNKVRSMRKDRGMTLARLSEITGLSQAIVSQIERGMANPSFTTLAQLAHGLDIPVGRFFIGQDQSRSPVVRRSARRNLQNVTRESVGEAIHELLTPDRDGTIEAQWISTPPGHDTSATPFTHSGEEFCYIISGRKDVYLDGVCYSLEEGDSITYSSEIPHWYKNSYEEVCVAIWVNAPHAL from the coding sequence ATGACCACCGAGACTAGCACCACCGCCCCGCCGGCCACCAGCGAACTGCTGGCCACAGTCGGCAACAAGGTGCGGTCCATGCGAAAGGACCGGGGCATGACCCTGGCCCGGCTCTCGGAAATCACCGGACTCAGCCAGGCGATCGTCAGCCAGATCGAACGCGGAATGGCCAACCCGTCCTTCACAACCCTCGCGCAGCTGGCCCACGGACTGGACATCCCCGTGGGACGGTTCTTCATCGGCCAGGACCAGTCCAGGTCCCCGGTGGTCCGGAGATCCGCGCGGCGCAACCTCCAAAACGTCACCCGCGAGTCCGTCGGCGAAGCAATTCATGAGCTGCTGACCCCGGACCGCGATGGCACCATCGAAGCGCAATGGATCAGCACGCCCCCAGGGCACGACACCAGCGCAACACCCTTCACCCACAGCGGCGAAGAGTTCTGCTACATCATTTCGGGCCGGAAGGACGTCTACCTTGACGGCGTCTGCTACAGCCTCGAAGAGGGCGACTCGATCACCTACTCTTCGGAAATTCCCCACTGGTACAAGAACAGCTACGAAGAGGTATGCGTAGCCATCTGGGTCAACGCTCCCCACGCGTTGTAG
- a CDS encoding DUF5671 domain-containing protein, which translates to MTTPAAVTTHAPAGGLATLRRLILYVLLFALVVIAASGVSGLLERLFRASSVLVTGDPASLALPLAFTLIGGPLALLLWWFAWRRLDDPVERTAAGWGLYLSGMYAVSLIIATTSLLNLATAFIDTQESQWQSPLANGLVWAAIWLWHRWMWKHPAKPSTHLEDVRTLLGSVFGLLLGAGAAVAALSGLLDVAIRGFPLSAAVEPWWYAPVRSLVWAAGGTLVWWWHWFREGGRHFRTTLADVAMIAVGIFVAGIAALGGVGVAVFVLLRLAFDRSDPVNLLLEPLAPAISAAAIGAVVWRYHRAVAVTRSTETRRASLLVTSAVALAAAASGVGVVVNALLAAAVSPLAGGAARTLLLGGISSLMVGGPVWWLAWKPRHQPRTAGEIPPGRRIYLVAFFGVSAVVALITLLVTGYRVFQYLLGDVSGGSLLDRIRAPLGLLVAAGLVAGYHFALWRHDRTLLAAAAPARRRVADQVTLVSGYPSGTLDVRPLARGISDATGGAKVTAWLRADDGGAELPPSADPAPGSPAAPPDDLIQQVTAALADVTAPHILVIVGPGNRLHVVPLAPPPPDSQG; encoded by the coding sequence ATGACCACGCCGGCAGCTGTCACCACCCACGCCCCCGCCGGCGGCCTGGCCACCCTCCGCCGCCTGATCCTCTATGTGCTGCTCTTCGCCCTGGTGGTGATTGCGGCGTCGGGCGTGAGCGGCCTGCTCGAACGGCTCTTCCGTGCGTCTTCCGTGCTGGTCACCGGCGATCCTGCCAGCCTGGCACTGCCCCTGGCCTTCACCCTGATCGGCGGTCCGCTGGCCCTGCTGCTGTGGTGGTTTGCCTGGCGGCGCCTCGACGACCCGGTGGAACGCACCGCCGCCGGGTGGGGACTGTACCTGTCCGGGATGTACGCCGTTTCGCTCATCATCGCCACCACGTCGCTGCTGAACCTGGCAACGGCATTCATCGACACGCAGGAAAGCCAGTGGCAGTCCCCGCTCGCCAACGGTTTGGTGTGGGCGGCTATCTGGCTCTGGCACCGGTGGATGTGGAAGCACCCCGCGAAGCCATCGACGCACCTGGAGGACGTCAGGACACTCCTCGGCTCCGTTTTCGGCCTGCTGCTGGGCGCCGGCGCGGCGGTCGCCGCCCTCAGCGGGCTGTTGGACGTAGCCATTCGCGGCTTCCCACTCAGTGCAGCGGTTGAGCCGTGGTGGTATGCCCCGGTCCGTTCGCTGGTGTGGGCGGCCGGGGGCACCCTGGTGTGGTGGTGGCACTGGTTCAGGGAAGGCGGCCGGCATTTCCGGACCACACTGGCGGATGTGGCCATGATCGCCGTAGGCATCTTCGTTGCGGGCATCGCGGCCCTCGGCGGGGTGGGCGTGGCGGTGTTCGTGCTGTTGCGGCTCGCGTTTGACCGCAGCGATCCGGTGAACCTGCTGTTGGAGCCGCTGGCGCCGGCAATCTCGGCCGCGGCCATCGGCGCTGTGGTGTGGCGCTACCACCGGGCGGTGGCGGTCACCCGGTCCACCGAAACCAGGCGCGCCAGCCTCCTGGTGACCTCGGCGGTTGCGCTGGCCGCGGCAGCTTCCGGCGTGGGTGTGGTGGTGAATGCCTTGCTGGCGGCCGCCGTCTCACCGCTGGCCGGCGGCGCCGCGCGCACCCTGCTGCTGGGCGGCATCAGCTCCCTGATGGTGGGCGGACCGGTGTGGTGGCTGGCGTGGAAGCCACGGCACCAGCCCCGGACAGCAGGCGAAATACCACCTGGCCGGCGCATTTACCTGGTGGCATTCTTCGGCGTCAGCGCGGTGGTGGCCCTGATAACGCTGCTGGTGACGGGCTACCGGGTGTTCCAGTACCTGCTGGGCGACGTCTCCGGCGGAAGCCTCCTGGACAGGATTCGGGCACCGCTGGGCCTGCTGGTGGCGGCTGGCCTGGTGGCCGGCTACCACTTCGCGTTATGGCGGCACGACCGGACGCTGCTGGCTGCCGCGGCGCCCGCCCGACGCCGGGTGGCAGACCAGGTCACGCTGGTCAGCGGCTATCCCTCGGGCACCCTTGACGTCCGCCCCCTGGCGCGGGGCATCTCTGACGCCACGGGAGGTGCCAAGGTGACCGCCTGGCTGAGGGCGGACGACGGCGGCGCGGAACTGCCGCCGTCGGCCGACCCTGCGCCGGGGTCACCGGCTGCCCCGCCCGACGACCTCATCCAGCAGGTGACGGCGGCACTGGCCGACGTGACCGCGCCGCACATCCTGGTCATCGTGGGTCCGGGCAACCGCCTGCACGTGGTCCCGCTGGCCCCGCCGCCGCCGGACAGTCAGGGCTGA
- a CDS encoding cation transporter, with product MSGTLAPRLPSDRRAILTRRIRLFAAATITYNVIEAVVALWAGGVADSSALIGFGLDSVIEVASAVALSWQFSAKDPERREHLTLRIIAISFFALAAFVTVDAVRSLAGGGEAQHSTPGIVIAALSLAIMPVLSWAQRRAGRELGSRTAVADSKQTLLCTYLSAVLLVGLVLNSTLGWWWADAAAALVIAGIAVREGFNAWRGDVCCAVPHAESHALPHAGDNASSVQDTDACCPGCASPEPEPQPLSLGLTVRNKK from the coding sequence ATGAGCGGAACCCTGGCCCCGCGCCTTCCGTCCGATCGGCGGGCCATCCTGACGCGCCGGATCCGCCTCTTCGCAGCCGCCACCATCACCTACAACGTCATCGAAGCCGTGGTTGCGCTCTGGGCCGGCGGCGTCGCCGATTCATCGGCACTGATCGGGTTCGGACTGGATTCCGTCATCGAGGTCGCATCGGCCGTGGCGCTGTCCTGGCAGTTCTCCGCCAAGGATCCGGAGCGGCGCGAGCACCTCACCCTGCGCATCATTGCCATCTCCTTCTTCGCACTCGCCGCCTTCGTCACCGTGGATGCCGTCCGGTCGCTGGCGGGCGGGGGAGAGGCCCAGCATTCCACTCCCGGCATCGTGATCGCCGCCCTGAGCCTGGCCATCATGCCGGTACTCTCATGGGCGCAGCGCCGGGCAGGGCGCGAGCTTGGCTCCCGGACCGCCGTGGCCGACTCCAAGCAGACACTCCTCTGCACCTACCTGTCCGCGGTGCTGCTGGTGGGACTGGTCCTGAACAGCACGCTGGGCTGGTGGTGGGCAGACGCTGCGGCAGCCCTCGTGATCGCCGGCATCGCTGTCCGCGAAGGCTTCAACGCCTGGCGCGGGGACGTCTGCTGCGCGGTGCCCCACGCAGAGTCGCACGCGTTACCCCACGCCGGTGACAACGCCAGTAGCGTGCAGGACACGGACGCGTGCTGCCCCGGGTGCGCGTCGCCGGAGCCGGAGCCGCAGCCGCTCTCCCTGGGACTGACGGTCCGCAACAAGAAGTAG
- a CDS encoding ArsR/SmtB family transcription factor yields the protein METLTHAPVLARFGYAVSDPTRAQVLLALAQAPSYPSDLADSIGVSRQSMSNHLTCLRGCGLVVSVPDGRRTRYELADARLGHAITDLLGVVLAVDPACCAPDGECLA from the coding sequence ATGGAGACCCTCACCCACGCCCCGGTCCTGGCGCGCTTCGGCTATGCCGTCTCAGACCCCACCAGGGCACAGGTCCTGCTGGCCCTCGCCCAAGCGCCGTCCTATCCGTCGGATCTGGCCGACTCCATCGGGGTGTCCCGGCAGAGCATGTCCAACCACCTCACCTGCCTGCGCGGCTGCGGGCTGGTGGTGTCGGTCCCGGACGGCCGCCGGACACGCTACGAACTCGCTGATGCCCGGCTGGGCCACGCCATCACGGACCTCCTCGGCGTTGTCCTCGCGGTGGACCCGGCCTGCTGCGCGCCCGACGGCGAGTGCCTGGCATGA
- a CDS encoding Na+/H+ antiporter encodes MEIALGLLVLVAVVCAGSALGRKLNISVPLLLVLIGVAGSFLPFIPDIELNPELVLVGLLPPLLYAAALRTSLFDFGSNRRAIGLLSVGYVIFGTFTVGLVVWWLFPEIPLAAAFALGAVLAPPDAVAATSIARKVGMPRRIVTILEGESLVNDATALICLRAAIAAISGVVSVAGIAGDFVLAVGGGLVVGIAAAYVLTMLRKRIRNVAINTSTSLAAPLVAYLPAEAIHASGVLAVVVTGLIMGTKAPSMPNGAARLSQRSNWNTVQFLLENSVFLLIGLQVRTIVDGVQDDSLGAGRIWAGCIIILLAVLLLRPVWVFPATYLPRLIPSVQRKDPAPPWQFAAIVSWAGMRGVVTLAAVLVLPEDLEHRSVLILAALVVVGGTLTLQGFTLPALVRILRVQGPDQREDALNQASLMQLATAAGVARLHELRTDDDPPEVVSMLKRRTQERGLAAWERLGRPSAETSTPSERYARLRLAMLEAEREKVLELRRGGEYAHEVLSAVLERLDVEESMLDVSLDEIDPSGGGGGEGVAKPGGECDHLESAEPLDVPRGAFCEDCVREGTTTVHLRMCLQCGNVGCCDSSPATHASKHFEATGHPVMRSIEPGEGWRWCYQDDLLG; translated from the coding sequence ATGGAAATCGCCCTGGGCCTCCTGGTCCTCGTTGCCGTGGTCTGTGCCGGCAGCGCCCTCGGCCGGAAGCTCAACATTTCGGTGCCGCTGCTGCTGGTGCTGATCGGTGTGGCGGGCTCGTTCCTTCCGTTCATACCGGACATCGAGCTGAACCCGGAGCTGGTGCTGGTGGGGCTGCTGCCGCCGCTGCTGTACGCGGCTGCGCTGCGCACGTCGCTGTTCGACTTTGGCTCCAACCGCCGCGCGATCGGCCTGTTGTCGGTGGGCTACGTTATTTTCGGGACCTTCACGGTGGGCCTGGTGGTCTGGTGGCTGTTCCCGGAGATTCCGTTGGCCGCGGCGTTTGCGCTCGGGGCCGTGCTGGCGCCGCCGGACGCGGTGGCAGCAACTTCAATTGCGCGGAAGGTGGGGATGCCGCGCCGGATCGTCACCATCCTCGAGGGCGAATCCCTGGTGAACGACGCCACTGCCCTGATCTGCCTGCGCGCCGCGATCGCTGCCATTTCGGGAGTGGTGTCCGTGGCCGGGATTGCCGGGGACTTCGTGCTGGCCGTGGGCGGCGGACTGGTGGTGGGCATCGCAGCGGCATACGTGCTCACCATGCTCCGCAAGCGGATCCGCAATGTTGCCATCAATACGTCGACATCGCTGGCGGCGCCGCTGGTGGCGTACCTGCCGGCCGAGGCGATCCACGCCTCGGGGGTGCTCGCCGTCGTGGTCACCGGCCTCATCATGGGCACCAAGGCGCCGTCCATGCCCAACGGCGCGGCCCGGCTGAGCCAGCGGAGCAACTGGAACACGGTGCAGTTCCTGCTGGAGAATTCGGTGTTCCTGCTGATCGGGCTGCAGGTGCGCACCATTGTGGACGGCGTCCAGGACGATTCCCTGGGTGCGGGCAGGATCTGGGCCGGCTGCATAATCATCCTGCTGGCCGTGCTGCTTCTCCGGCCGGTGTGGGTGTTCCCGGCCACCTACCTGCCGCGGCTCATCCCTTCGGTGCAGCGGAAGGATCCGGCGCCACCGTGGCAGTTTGCGGCCATTGTGTCGTGGGCCGGGATGCGGGGCGTGGTCACGCTGGCCGCCGTACTGGTCCTGCCGGAGGACCTGGAACACCGGTCCGTGCTGATCCTCGCAGCCCTGGTGGTGGTGGGCGGCACGCTGACGCTGCAGGGATTCACGCTTCCGGCGCTGGTGCGCATCCTCCGGGTGCAGGGGCCGGACCAGCGCGAGGACGCTTTGAACCAGGCGTCACTGATGCAGCTGGCCACCGCCGCGGGCGTGGCCCGGTTGCATGAGCTCCGGACAGACGACGATCCGCCGGAGGTTGTGTCCATGCTGAAGCGGCGGACGCAGGAACGCGGGCTGGCGGCATGGGAGCGTCTGGGGCGGCCGTCAGCGGAAACGTCCACGCCGAGCGAGCGTTATGCCCGGCTGCGGCTGGCGATGCTGGAGGCGGAACGCGAGAAGGTGCTGGAACTCCGGCGTGGTGGCGAGTATGCGCACGAGGTCCTGAGCGCTGTCCTTGAGCGGCTGGACGTTGAGGAATCGATGCTGGACGTGTCGCTGGACGAGATTGACCCGTCGGGCGGTGGCGGCGGCGAAGGCGTGGCCAAACCCGGTGGGGAGTGCGACCACCTGGAGTCCGCGGAGCCGCTGGACGTGCCCCGCGGTGCGTTCTGCGAGGACTGCGTCCGGGAGGGCACGACGACGGTCCACCTCCGCATGTGCCTGCAGTGCGGCAACGTGGGGTGCTGCGATTCCTCTCCCGCCACCCACGCGTCAAAGCATTTCGAAGCGACCGGGCACCCCGTCATGCGCAGCATCGAGCCCGGCGAGGGCTGGCGCTGGTGCTACCAGGACGACCTGCTGGGGTGA
- a CDS encoding VOC family protein, which translates to MPGPQVYVSFPGTAQEALTFYRDVFGGELTLYTYQDFSRSDGPPDAIAHGTLSGVVALGGSDAAAGEASVRTEGVMLSLLGTAEPAVLHEWFARLSDGGTVVDALGPKPWGAFDGQVIDRHGLHWIIGYED; encoded by the coding sequence ATGCCAGGGCCCCAGGTCTATGTCAGTTTTCCGGGAACAGCGCAGGAGGCCCTGACGTTCTACCGGGATGTCTTCGGCGGTGAACTTACCCTGTACACCTACCAGGACTTCAGCAGGAGCGACGGCCCACCGGACGCCATCGCCCACGGAACGCTCAGCGGCGTCGTGGCGCTTGGGGGCTCGGACGCGGCCGCCGGCGAGGCGAGCGTCCGCACCGAAGGCGTCATGCTCTCACTGCTGGGGACCGCGGAACCGGCAGTGCTGCACGAATGGTTCGCCAGGCTTTCCGACGGCGGCACCGTGGTTGATGCCCTCGGGCCCAAACCGTGGGGCGCATTTGACGGCCAGGTCATCGACCGGCACGGGCTCCACTGGATTATCGGGTACGAGGATTAG
- a CDS encoding VOC family protein yields the protein MLTIGTIVLGVNNVAAATDFWNSALGYVPREPGDDTWVTLAPPSGPGALLSLMLSETPVQDHPRIHLDLYAEDQGAEVERLVSIGARRVDWDLYPEDPDFIVLEDPDGNRFCVIDKSDG from the coding sequence ATGTTGACCATCGGCACCATCGTCCTCGGCGTCAACAACGTCGCCGCCGCTACCGACTTCTGGAACTCTGCCCTGGGCTACGTCCCCCGGGAACCAGGTGACGACACGTGGGTAACCCTCGCGCCGCCGTCGGGCCCTGGCGCGTTGCTCTCGCTCATGCTGAGCGAAACCCCTGTCCAGGACCACCCGCGGATCCACCTTGACCTGTATGCGGAGGACCAGGGGGCCGAGGTGGAGCGCCTCGTTTCGATTGGCGCCCGGCGCGTGGACTGGGATCTCTACCCTGAGGACCCGGACTTCATTGTCCTGGAGGATCCCGACGGAAACCGGTTCTGCGTCATCGACAAGAGCGACGGCTAA